TTAGCAAAAAGTAAGTTTTATCTTTCTTTTTATTTGTATTATTGCTAAAAAAAGTAATGATCACAAAGAAATATTTGACTGATTTAGTTTACAAGGTAAATGGAGCGGCGATTGAAGTTCATAGAAAAATTGGGGCAGGACTTTTAGAAAGCATTTATCATCAATGCATGATTAAAGAACTTTCTTTAAGAGGAATCAATTTTGAATCAGAATTGAAGATTCCTGTTGAATATAAAGGGTTGCAATTAGAATCAGATTTAAGGTGTGATCTGTTTATAGAGAATTGTTTAGTTCTTGAATTAAAAGCAGTTGATCAAATTATTCCTATTCATGTCGCCAAACTAATGTCTTATATGAAACTCCTTGAATCTCCAATAGGGTTAATGATAAATTTTAATGTAACAAATATTTATCACGAAGGTCAAAAAACATATGTCAACGATTTATATCGCTGGCTTGAAGATTAACAAAATAACTATTAAACACATTTTAGAGTAGTACAAGTCAAAACTTAAATTTTCTTATATTACTTATATGGTGGAAAAAACGAAAAAAATGGAACAAGAAATTGATACAAACGAATTAGGAGAATCAATCGTAAGAGTTTTAAAAGGCATTTACGATCCTGAAATCCCTGTAGATATTTATGAATTAGGATTAATTTACGACGTAATGGTAAACACAGATTACGAAGTAAAAATCTTAATGACCCTTACTTCTCCAAACTGTCCAGTTGCAGAAAGTTTACCAAGAGAAGTAGAAGAAAAAGTAAAAACAATCGAAAACATCAAAGATGTAGACGTTGAAATTACTTTCGATCCGCCTTGGAGCAAAGATTTAATGAGCGAAGAAGCGAAATTAGAATTAGGAATGCTTTAAATTAGTCATAAAGTTGAAAGTCATAAAGTCCAAAGTTTGATCTTTATGACTTTCGACCTTCGACTTTCAGACTAAAAAAATGGAAGAAATTATCAATAAAGTTGCCAATAGTGCTTTAGAAGTTTTTGATTTAGAAGATTATTATCCAAAAGGAATGCGTACGCAAATTGATATATCGCAATGGCTTTTGGAAGGATTTTTATTAAAAGAAAAAGACTTTAGAGAACATCTTAAAAATCATGATTGGTCACAATATCAAGATCAATATGTGGCTGTACATTGTAGTACCGATGCTATTATTCCTGCTTGGGCATTAATTTTAGTAAGCGTTCATTTAGCGCCTTTTGCCAAAAAAGTAGTGAACGGAACAATCGAAGATCTTGATGCAAGTCTTTATGAAGAAATTCTAACCACAATTGATTATTCTGCATACAAAGGCAAACCTGTCATTGTAAAAGGCTGTTCTAGAAAACCAGTTCCCATGAGAGCTTACATTTTAGCGACAACCTACTTGCAGCCATTTGCAAGAAGTATTATGTACGGCGAAGCGTGTTCCGCAGTACCATTATACAAAGAATCTAAGAAATAACCTGCAACTGCAAACAATTTATCCCCTACTTTTCCGTTGATTTTTAGTATATTTGAGAATACACTTAAACTAAACAATCATGAGAAAGCTGATAGTATTACTTTTTATCTTAGCGAATATTACTTTTGTTCAGGCACAAAATTCAGAAAAAGAATTAGTACAAAACACAGAAAAAGCAGTAAAAAAAATCAACGATACGATTGAAGAAGAAGGTTGGAAAGCAAAAGGAACTGTATCGCTTTTATTAAACCAATCAAGCTTCAACAACTGGATTGCTGGTGGTGAAGACAGTTTCTCTGGAACTTTAGGAATAAATTACGACTTTAATTATAAAAAAGACGATCTAACTTGGGATAATAAAATACTGGCTTCATACGGTCTTTTACAAACTAAAAACACGGATTTTGGAAAGAAAACCGATGATCGTTTAGAGTTTAATTCCATTCTTGGTAAAAAAGCTTTTGGTGAATGGTATTACTCTTATTTCATAAATTTTAGAACTCAGTTTACTACAGGTTATATTTATGGACAAGATGCCAACGGAAAAGAAATCAGAACTGAGCAGACTAAATTTATGTCACCTGGATATCTTACTACTGGACCTGGTATCTATTGGTCTAAAGATGAGAATTTAAAAATAAATTTTGCTCCATTAACCTCCAAATTCACTTTTGTAGACAATGCTTATACAAGTGGAATTGATAGATTTACCGGACTGCCTTATGTAGA
This is a stretch of genomic DNA from Flavobacterium endoglycinae. It encodes these proteins:
- a CDS encoding GxxExxY protein yields the protein MITKKYLTDLVYKVNGAAIEVHRKIGAGLLESIYHQCMIKELSLRGINFESELKIPVEYKGLQLESDLRCDLFIENCLVLELKAVDQIIPIHVAKLMSYMKLLESPIGLMINFNVTNIYHEGQKTYVNDLYRWLED
- a CDS encoding SUF system Fe-S cluster assembly protein; its protein translation is MEQEIDTNELGESIVRVLKGIYDPEIPVDIYELGLIYDVMVNTDYEVKILMTLTSPNCPVAESLPREVEEKVKTIENIKDVDVEITFDPPWSKDLMSEEAKLELGML
- a CDS encoding DUF2480 family protein codes for the protein MEEIINKVANSALEVFDLEDYYPKGMRTQIDISQWLLEGFLLKEKDFREHLKNHDWSQYQDQYVAVHCSTDAIIPAWALILVSVHLAPFAKKVVNGTIEDLDASLYEEILTTIDYSAYKGKPVIVKGCSRKPVPMRAYILATTYLQPFARSIMYGEACSAVPLYKESKK
- a CDS encoding DUF3078 domain-containing protein, translating into MRKLIVLLFILANITFVQAQNSEKELVQNTEKAVKKINDTIEEEGWKAKGTVSLLLNQSSFNNWIAGGEDSFSGTLGINYDFNYKKDDLTWDNKILASYGLLQTKNTDFGKKTDDRLEFNSILGKKAFGEWYYSYFINFRTQFTTGYIYGQDANGKEIRTEQTKFMSPGYLTTGPGIYWSKDENLKINFAPLTSKFTFVDNAYTSGIDRFTGLPYVDGDYFGVDEGKTMRYELGFYASVYYKLAIMTNVTAENTLNLYSNYLEDPQNVDINYSLNIIMKVNKFLSANLAFQAIYDDNAFKGLQTREVFGLGINFGF